The bacterium DNA segment ATTTATGATAGATTATGGTGTAGATTTCGTAAACTTCAATCATGATGGCGATTGGAAGAGACCAACACGCAATTCGGTTGATTTATTAAAACTACATGGATCTCTAAATTGGTTGTATTGTCCAACCTGTAATACATTGGAACTAACACCTAAAGAAAAAGGTGTTATCCGGCTGTTAACAGATTTATCGCATTCTAAATGTAACTATTGCGGTTCAGTAATAGTGCCAATTATCATACCACCAACTTTCTATAAAGACATGTCTAATATATTTTTAAGCATTTTGTGGCATAAAGCAGAACTTGCGATGAGAGATGTTGAACATATTGTATTTTGTGGGTATTCATTCCCTGATGCCGATATGCACATAAAATATTTACTAAAAAGGGTGCAAACTAATTGCAAACATAAAATCCATATCACCGTTATTAACAATCACCCGGGCAAACAAGTATCAATTTCAAATTTAGAAAAAGAACGTTATAGTAGGTTCCTTGGTAAACATGTTAACTATACAAATAAATCATTTGAAGATTTTTGCAA contains these protein-coding regions:
- a CDS encoding SIR2 family protein — encoded protein: MRIAIFLGAGASAAEGAPLQNKVFYEYFNMLRRHGGVHKIMEKELHTFFLKMFDINVIKSDLDKVVFPTFEEALGILDLAERKRETLKNFDLENIANNSNRIRFIRQYLILLMAKVLHDKLRSSNGLHKRLVDKLKKSGQLKNTVFISTNYDILIDNALTSLYPQFMIDYGVDFVNFNHDGDWKRPTRNSVDLLKLHGSLNWLYCPTCNTLELTPKEKGVIRLLTDLSHSKCNYCGSVIVPIIIPPTFYKDMSNIFLSILWHKAELAMRDVEHIVFCGYSFPDADMHIKYLLKRVQTNCKHKIHITVINNHPGKQVSISNLEKERYSRFLGKHVNYTNKSFEDFCNAPQSIIANL